Proteins co-encoded in one Ignavibacteria bacterium genomic window:
- a CDS encoding RecQ family ATP-dependent DNA helicase — MTPEEILLKYFGHGTFRTGQREIITSILEGENVLAILPTGGGKSICFQVPALMSPRLSIVISPLIALMKDQVDQLNSTETVAAFINSTVGYLETEEIFRGIVEGKIKLLYLAPEKLEAGQFADKIRSLNAEYLFVDEAHCISEWGHNFRPGFRKIKSFAEYTGIKKIAAFTATATPEVVEDIALQLGMKNPRVFIKGFERENLSLSVVKTTKKKIECFNLVSSYGTPAIIYAASRKKCEQITDFLNLYNLNAACYHAGLAAERRKHIQEEFLSGKIDIIVATNAFGMGIDKKDIRLVIHYNMPGTIESYYQEIGRAGRDGKDSHAVMLFDENDRQIHEYFIRNSYPDKDLITGVYNALCDFGRIALGTKSDKPIPVNETYIAGYIKKDISKTLLSSVLNSLEMAGYIKPVSSFGQKYMAQFTCDVETLKEYTKSVSNNTLRDIIVILLKKYGTGIINSPTPISPEELAANYGISPEYVYQTLELLDSLGIMDLIRPTSDNRVALTKTRVRDEYLFLEYDKIMRNCNNARKKLDEMVSYAYSDKCRMKFIVNYFGQNDDNFSCGKCDNCTGNTEVPSSLSDYLSELILRAASESCDGISEAKLIALLQGKSSAAQMGSSPLFGSCSKYSSTELKSVIESLYAESLLEHEGSYRKKILISKKGLEFLDERDFSPILQNVEEPRDAEDSLELFNSLREVRSQASRKFQQADELICPDAVLRELAKLKPSSYSAILGVKGFNQRMFNKIGQNFLEVIQEFIKSRPEGKKEDSQRQVPQVLSETYALLKERYPLSDIASLRKLNETVISMQIETILEMFPDLDISYLFQGNDYAIITDEIGKGYMDLKDLKSRLPENIGFPLIRIAAAKMKNKKRR; from the coding sequence ATGACCCCTGAAGAAATTCTGCTGAAATACTTTGGACACGGGACTTTCCGCACAGGACAGCGCGAGATAATCACATCCATACTGGAGGGAGAAAACGTTCTTGCCATCCTCCCGACCGGAGGCGGTAAGTCAATCTGCTTTCAAGTCCCTGCGCTTATGAGCCCGAGGCTTTCAATCGTTATATCCCCTCTTATTGCCCTGATGAAAGACCAGGTCGACCAGCTGAACAGTACAGAAACCGTTGCTGCATTTATTAACAGCACGGTCGGATACCTTGAAACAGAAGAAATTTTCCGCGGCATTGTAGAAGGTAAAATAAAACTTTTATACCTGGCCCCGGAAAAACTGGAGGCGGGACAGTTTGCAGATAAGATAAGGTCGCTTAATGCGGAATACCTTTTTGTCGATGAAGCCCACTGCATTTCTGAATGGGGCCATAACTTCCGCCCCGGCTTCAGGAAAATAAAGAGCTTTGCCGAATATACAGGCATCAAAAAAATCGCGGCCTTCACGGCTACTGCAACGCCTGAAGTTGTTGAGGATATTGCACTGCAGCTCGGGATGAAAAATCCCAGAGTCTTCATCAAGGGCTTTGAAAGAGAAAACCTTTCCTTAAGCGTAGTTAAAACGACGAAGAAAAAAATCGAATGCTTTAATCTTGTCTCCTCCTATGGCACACCGGCAATTATCTATGCCGCTTCAAGAAAAAAATGCGAACAGATCACGGATTTCCTTAACCTTTATAACCTTAATGCCGCCTGCTACCACGCGGGACTTGCAGCGGAAAGAAGAAAACATATCCAGGAGGAATTCCTCTCCGGCAAAATTGACATTATTGTTGCCACAAACGCATTCGGCATGGGTATAGATAAAAAAGATATACGGCTCGTCATTCACTACAACATGCCGGGTACAATTGAAAGTTACTACCAGGAGATCGGACGCGCTGGACGCGACGGCAAAGACTCGCATGCCGTCATGCTCTTCGATGAAAACGACAGGCAAATACACGAATATTTTATCCGGAACTCATACCCCGATAAGGATCTTATTACGGGCGTGTATAATGCTTTATGCGACTTTGGCAGAATTGCCCTCGGGACAAAGTCGGATAAGCCCATACCTGTTAATGAAACCTATATTGCAGGCTATATTAAAAAAGACATTTCTAAGACTCTCCTTAGTTCAGTCCTTAATTCCCTGGAGATGGCGGGCTACATAAAACCGGTCTCTTCCTTCGGACAGAAGTATATGGCGCAGTTTACCTGCGACGTTGAAACGCTGAAGGAATATACAAAGTCTGTTTCAAACAACACTTTAAGAGATATAATAGTTATCCTCCTGAAGAAATACGGCACAGGAATTATTAACTCCCCTACTCCGATATCACCCGAGGAACTGGCGGCAAACTACGGCATTTCACCTGAATACGTCTATCAGACTCTTGAACTCTTAGACAGCCTGGGCATAATGGACCTCATCAGGCCAACATCTGATAACAGGGTGGCGCTTACAAAAACCAGGGTCAGGGATGAATACCTTTTCCTGGAATACGACAAAATAATGCGTAACTGCAATAACGCCCGGAAGAAGCTTGATGAGATGGTAAGCTACGCATATTCTGATAAGTGCCGGATGAAATTTATTGTTAATTATTTCGGACAGAATGACGATAACTTCAGCTGCGGCAAGTGTGACAACTGCACTGGAAACACCGAAGTGCCCTCTTCCCTTTCGGATTACCTCTCGGAGCTGATACTCCGCGCGGCTTCCGAAAGTTGCGATGGTATTTCAGAGGCAAAACTTATTGCCCTTCTGCAGGGAAAATCTTCTGCGGCCCAGATGGGCTCATCCCCCCTTTTCGGAAGCTGCTCCAAATACTCATCAACAGAACTTAAGAGCGTTATTGAATCGCTTTATGCAGAGTCCTTGCTTGAACATGAAGGCTCCTACAGGAAAAAAATCCTTATCTCGAAGAAAGGACTGGAATTCCTGGATGAAAGGGACTTCTCCCCTATTCTTCAAAATGTGGAGGAACCGCGCGATGCTGAAGACAGCCTGGAGCTTTTCAATAGTCTGCGCGAGGTCAGAAGCCAGGCTTCCCGGAAGTTCCAGCAGGCAGACGAACTCATATGCCCCGACGCGGTCCTAAGAGAGCTTGCAAAGCTTAAGCCTTCATCCTACAGTGCAATTCTGGGAGTAAAGGGTTTTAACCAGCGCATGTTTAACAAAATAGGGCAGAATTTTCTTGAGGTCATTCAGGAATTTATTAAGAGCAGGCCTGAGGGTAAAAAAGAGGACAGTCAAAGACAGGTGCCGCAGGTCTTAAGTGAAACCTATGCGCTTCTTAAAGAGCGCTACCCTCTTTCAGACATAGCATCCTTAAGAAAGCTTAATGAGACCGTTATATCGATGCAGATTGAAACAATCCTTGAGATGTTTCCGGATCTGGACATATCATACCTTTTCCAGGGAAATGATTACGCCATTATAACAGATGAAATCGGTAAAGGCTATATGGATCTGAAGGACCTGAAAAGCCGCCTTCCTGAAAATATTGGATTCCCCCTTATCAGAATTGCCGCCGCAAAAATGAAAAATAAGAAACGGCGCTAA
- a CDS encoding DUF4296 domain-containing protein, with protein sequence MKSLKYLGIILFVFALSSCSDRKVIKDDEKFAAFYVDLLIASEKSSGDINVVKSERQKVFAKYDISLEEYKATLNYYSEKPERWKDFFDKVNARLAAIRKNNKV encoded by the coding sequence TTGAAATCCTTAAAATATCTCGGGATAATACTGTTTGTCTTTGCTCTTAGTTCATGCTCCGACAGGAAAGTAATCAAAGACGACGAAAAGTTTGCCGCATTTTATGTGGATCTGCTGATTGCATCTGAAAAAAGCAGCGGCGACATTAACGTGGTTAAGTCTGAAAGGCAGAAGGTATTTGCCAAATATGACATCTCATTAGAAGAATATAAAGCCACACTTAATTACTACTCTGAAAAGCCCGAACGCTGGAAGGACTTTTTTGACAAGGTAAATGCCCGTCTTGCCGCAATAAGAAAGAATAACAAGGTTTAG
- a CDS encoding rhomboid family intramembrane serine protease: MYSERDYYRPTGFGGFSFFPPVIKNLLIINVVVFLVTNLILSSVSVDGVIASDKINQYFALMPLGHGFFIWQLITYQFLHGSFSHIFFNMFALWMFGMEIENLWGSKKFLIFYLVCGIGGGLAHLLLSPVIADMMAPTIGASGAIYGVMIAFAMMFPDRYIFIYFLIPVKAKYLIAFLVVLEFLSAGDMSLVAHLAHIGGAVVGFAFILLDSRSGFSLRNIFSSYKKPYSPRQAQFRRRPFINNDEKVVDADYYEINKKEENPITQEEIDRILDKISQSGYQNLTEREKKILFEASKRS; encoded by the coding sequence ATGTATTCCGAGCGTGATTATTACAGGCCGACCGGTTTCGGCGGTTTCAGCTTTTTTCCACCGGTGATCAAAAATCTTTTGATCATTAACGTCGTGGTGTTTCTGGTTACAAATTTAATTCTCTCGAGCGTAAGCGTCGACGGTGTTATAGCCAGTGACAAGATAAACCAGTATTTCGCCCTCATGCCCTTAGGGCACGGGTTTTTTATCTGGCAGCTCATAACTTACCAGTTCCTCCACGGAAGTTTTTCTCATATCTTCTTTAATATGTTTGCGCTCTGGATGTTCGGAATGGAAATTGAAAACTTGTGGGGATCAAAGAAATTTCTCATTTTTTACCTGGTCTGCGGAATAGGCGGCGGCCTTGCGCACCTTCTGCTCTCACCTGTGATTGCAGATATGATGGCTCCAACAATCGGCGCCTCAGGCGCAATTTACGGCGTGATGATAGCCTTTGCAATGATGTTTCCAGACAGGTATATCTTCATTTACTTCCTCATTCCAGTAAAGGCAAAGTACCTGATTGCTTTTCTTGTTGTGCTTGAATTCCTCTCGGCAGGAGATATGTCTCTCGTAGCGCACCTGGCTCATATAGGCGGCGCCGTAGTGGGTTTTGCATTCATACTGCTTGATTCCAGGAGCGGCTTCAGCCTGAGGAACATCTTTTCGTCGTATAAGAAGCCTTATTCACCCCGGCAGGCACAGTTCCGGAGGAGGCCTTTTATTAACAACGATGAAAAAGTTGTTGACGCAGATTATTATGAAATAAACAAAAAAGAAGAAAATCCGATTACACAGGAAGAGATAGACCGAATACTCGACAAGATAAGCCAGAGCGGATATCAGAATCTGACAGAGCGTGAGAAGAAGATCTTATTTGAAGCCAGCAAGAGAAGTTAA
- a CDS encoding phosphoglycerate kinase, with protein MNKLSIDQVDLKGKKVLVRVDFNVPLDENLNITDDIRITSSLPTIKKIINEGGKVILMSHLGRPKGQPNPKYSLKPAAKRLSELLGKEVKMAPDCVGEEVKSLVNSMKDGDVVLLENLRFHAEEEKNNPEFAKQLSELGEVYINDAFGSAHRAHASTEGVTKYIKVNASGYLMQKELDYLGKAISEPERPYCAILGGAKISGKIDVIQNLFPKVDTLIIGGGMAYTFYKAMGYEIGKSLLEEEKIGLAKEILEKAKNSKVNFLLPVDVVVADDFSNDSPSEVVDIKNIPAEKMGMDIGPKTIELFKAEVLKSKTVIWNGPMGVFEFDNFAKGTNAIAEALVEATGKGATTIIGGGDSAAAIKKAGLEEKVSHVSTGGGASLEFLEGKTLPGVAALNEAK; from the coding sequence ATGAACAAATTGTCAATTGACCAGGTGGATCTCAAAGGCAAAAAAGTCCTGGTAAGAGTGGATTTCAACGTGCCTTTGGATGAAAATCTGAATATAACCGATGATATCAGAATAACCTCATCTTTACCTACTATAAAGAAGATAATAAACGAGGGGGGAAAGGTTATTTTAATGAGCCACCTGGGAAGGCCCAAGGGTCAACCAAACCCCAAATACAGCCTTAAGCCGGCGGCAAAAAGACTTTCCGAACTGCTCGGAAAAGAAGTTAAAATGGCTCCCGACTGTGTTGGTGAAGAGGTAAAGAGCCTTGTTAATTCAATGAAGGACGGCGACGTGGTTCTGCTTGAGAATTTAAGATTTCACGCAGAAGAAGAGAAAAACAATCCTGAATTTGCAAAGCAGCTTTCAGAGCTTGGCGAAGTTTACATTAACGACGCCTTTGGAAGCGCTCACCGCGCACACGCTTCTACAGAAGGAGTGACAAAGTATATTAAGGTTAATGCCTCAGGATACCTGATGCAGAAAGAGCTTGATTACCTGGGCAAGGCAATCTCAGAACCTGAAAGGCCGTACTGCGCAATCTTAGGCGGCGCAAAGATATCGGGCAAGATTGACGTTATACAGAACCTTTTCCCGAAGGTCGACACACTGATCATTGGGGGCGGCATGGCTTACACTTTCTATAAGGCCATGGGTTATGAAATAGGCAAATCGCTTCTTGAAGAAGAGAAGATTGGTCTGGCCAAGGAAATACTTGAAAAGGCAAAGAACTCAAAGGTCAACTTCCTGCTTCCGGTCGACGTAGTGGTTGCAGATGATTTCAGCAACGATTCACCCTCAGAAGTTGTGGACATCAAGAATATTCCTGCGGAGAAGATGGGAATGGATATAGGTCCAAAGACAATTGAACTTTTTAAGGCCGAGGTCTTAAAGAGCAAGACTGTCATCTGGAACGGCCCAATGGGAGTTTTTGAATTTGACAATTTTGCAAAAGGCACAAATGCAATTGCAGAGGCGCTTGTTGAGGCCACAGGAAAGGGTGCAACAACCATTATAGGCGGCGGAGACTCGGCAGCTGCAATTAAGAAAGCCGGGCTTGAAGAGAAGGTTTCGCACGTCTCGACCGGCGGCGGAGCATCACTGGAATTTCTGGAAGGAAAGACTCTTCCCGGAGTTGCAGCATTAAATGAAGCAAAATAG
- the gap gene encoding type I glyceraldehyde-3-phosphate dehydrogenase, whose translation MAVKVGINGFGRIGRLVFRRCLELGNVDFVGINDLTDAKTLAHLLKYDSVHGKFNGTVEVDGNDLIVNGDKIKITAEKDPSKLNWKGVDVVIESTGVFASKEQCMAHITAGAKKVILTVPSKGEIDATVVLGVNDNVLTGNEQVVSNASCTTNCLAPMVKVLNDTFGVEKGFMTTVHSYTNDQRVLDLPHKDLRRARSAAVSIIPTTTGAAKTVGKVIPELKGKLDGFSLRVPTPDGSITDFVAELKKEATVDEINAAMKKAAEGAMKGVLEYTEDPIVSADIIHNSHSCIFDALSTMTMGKMVKVVGWYDNEWGYSCRVVDLLFKISK comes from the coding sequence ATGGCAGTAAAAGTTGGTATCAATGGTTTTGGCCGAATCGGAAGACTTGTATTCAGAAGATGTTTGGAATTGGGCAACGTTGATTTTGTTGGTATCAATGATCTGACTGATGCAAAGACTTTAGCACACCTGCTTAAGTATGATTCAGTACACGGCAAGTTTAACGGTACCGTTGAAGTTGACGGAAATGATCTGATTGTTAATGGGGATAAAATAAAGATTACAGCAGAGAAGGATCCTTCAAAGCTTAACTGGAAAGGCGTTGACGTAGTAATCGAGTCGACAGGTGTTTTTGCTTCAAAAGAGCAGTGCATGGCACACATCACAGCAGGAGCAAAGAAGGTAATCCTTACCGTTCCTTCAAAGGGCGAAATAGATGCTACAGTAGTCTTGGGCGTTAATGACAACGTACTGACAGGCAACGAACAGGTTGTTTCAAATGCATCCTGCACAACAAACTGCCTGGCTCCGATGGTTAAGGTTCTTAATGATACCTTTGGTGTTGAAAAAGGTTTTATGACTACAGTTCACTCTTATACAAACGACCAGAGAGTTCTTGACCTTCCCCACAAGGATTTAAGAAGAGCAAGAAGCGCAGCTGTTTCAATTATTCCTACAACTACAGGCGCTGCAAAGACGGTTGGAAAAGTTATTCCTGAACTGAAGGGAAAGCTTGATGGATTTTCACTCAGAGTTCCTACACCTGACGGATCAATCACAGATTTCGTTGCAGAACTGAAGAAAGAAGCTACAGTTGATGAAATCAACGCTGCAATGAAGAAAGCTGCTGAAGGCGCAATGAAGGGTGTTCTTGAATACACAGAAGATCCTATAGTTTCAGCCGACATCATTCACAATTCTCATTCATGCATATTCGACGCCCTCTCAACAATGACCATGGGTAAAATGGTTAAGGTTGTAGGCTGGTATGACAACGAATGGGGATATTCCTGCAGAGTAGTAGATCTTCTTTTCAAGATTAGCAAGTAA
- a CDS encoding Crp/Fnr family transcriptional regulator: protein MSSLSEFLLNVPIFTDLEHEALEMIANVGKHKFYEKDSIILMEEEAGSALFVIISGKVKVSRTSNDGREVILTILGESDFFGEMAILDGLKRSASVIAIEDSELFIVQRNDFLNLLRIHPEVSISLLQELTSRLRSADMKIKSLSLKDAEGKVASVILQIADEIGKIRQGIVEIERLPLQQDLANMAGTSRETISRTIHSFAKKGLVELDGSRLRILNYDKFKENFG from the coding sequence ATGTCTTCTTTATCGGAATTTCTGTTGAACGTTCCTATCTTTACCGACCTGGAGCACGAGGCTCTGGAGATGATTGCCAACGTTGGCAAGCACAAGTTCTATGAAAAGGATAGTATCATTTTGATGGAAGAAGAGGCAGGCAGTGCACTCTTTGTTATTATCAGCGGGAAGGTTAAGGTCTCCAGAACAAGCAACGACGGCCGTGAAGTTATTCTGACCATACTTGGCGAAAGCGACTTCTTCGGCGAAATGGCTATTCTAGACGGCCTGAAACGTTCGGCTAGCGTTATTGCCATTGAGGACTCGGAACTCTTTATTGTGCAGAGAAACGATTTCCTTAATCTCTTGAGGATTCATCCTGAGGTCTCAATTTCACTTCTGCAGGAACTGACAAGCCGCCTCAGAAGCGCCGATATGAAAATTAAATCCCTCTCACTCAAGGATGCCGAAGGCAAGGTGGCCTCCGTAATTCTTCAGATTGCCGATGAGATCGGGAAAATTCGCCAGGGCATCGTGGAAATTGAAAGACTCCCCCTGCAGCAGGACCTTGCTAATATGGCCGGGACTTCAAGAGAAACAATTTCAAGAACCATCCATTCATTTGCAAAAAAAGGACTCGTTGAACTGGATGGCTCACGGCTTAGAATATTAAATTACGACAAGTTTAAGGAGAATTTCGGCTGA
- a CDS encoding PHP domain-containing protein, with amino-acid sequence MSSKIDLHLHTTCSDGVCSPLEIVYKAKKAGLDVISITDHDNLAGIEAAAEFGKQMDVEVIPGVEISTDIEDKEVHLLGYFIDIYHDEFQKYLSFFRQERYNRALRIVKKLNRQGVFISIESVLQKAKNGAVGRPHIAQTLIEAGYVNNFYEAFDKYIGNQCPAFERKIHLSPQSALKLISDAGGLSFIAHPGYVSEKILLSLINAGIDGIEVVHPSHNQNQVKYYRGIVNEYCLLASGGSDYHGGKREDEQNLGKFYITRNNLDAMKKMLVKNSA; translated from the coding sequence ATGAGCTCTAAAATAGATTTACATTTGCATACTACCTGTTCAGATGGTGTCTGTTCCCCGCTGGAAATAGTTTATAAGGCTAAGAAAGCTGGACTAGATGTTATTAGCATTACAGATCACGATAATCTTGCCGGCATTGAAGCAGCCGCGGAATTCGGAAAACAGATGGACGTGGAGGTTATCCCGGGAGTGGAAATCTCAACGGATATTGAAGATAAGGAAGTCCACCTTCTGGGCTACTTTATTGACATATATCACGATGAATTCCAGAAATACCTCAGCTTCTTCCGCCAGGAACGCTATAACCGCGCTCTCAGGATCGTTAAGAAGCTGAACCGCCAGGGCGTCTTTATTTCAATCGAAAGCGTGCTGCAGAAGGCTAAAAACGGAGCCGTGGGAAGACCTCACATAGCTCAGACCTTAATTGAAGCAGGCTATGTTAATAACTTCTATGAGGCTTTCGACAAGTATATCGGCAACCAGTGCCCTGCCTTTGAAAGAAAGATCCACCTTTCACCGCAAAGCGCTCTGAAACTGATCAGCGACGCCGGGGGACTTTCATTTATTGCTCATCCGGGCTACGTCAGCGAAAAAATTCTGCTGAGCCTCATTAACGCGGGAATTGACGGAATAGAAGTAGTCCACCCGTCTCATAACCAGAACCAGGTAAAGTACTACCGCGGGATCGTAAATGAATACTGCCTCCTGGCCTCAGGGGGAAGTGACTACCATGGCGGAAAACGCGAGGACGAACAGAACCTCGGGAAATTCTACATTACGCGCAACAACCTGGACGCCATGAAGAAAATGCTCGTTAAAAACAGCGCATGA
- a CDS encoding 6,7-dimethyl-8-ribityllumazine synthase produces the protein MPRVIEGKLSAKDYKFALVVSRFNDFISQKLLEGALDCLNRHHAEDDNIDIVKVPGSFEIPLAASRLADSQKYNAIICLGAVIRGATPHFDYVASEVSKGIAQTSLKSGVPIAFGVLTTDTIEQAIERAGTKSGNKGWDAALTAIEMADLMNNFQAEK, from the coding sequence ATGCCAAGAGTAATTGAAGGTAAACTTTCAGCAAAGGATTATAAGTTTGCATTGGTAGTAAGCAGGTTCAACGATTTCATCAGCCAGAAGCTCCTTGAAGGCGCACTGGATTGCCTCAACAGACACCACGCTGAGGACGACAACATAGATATTGTTAAGGTGCCGGGATCTTTTGAAATCCCCCTTGCCGCTTCCCGTCTTGCAGACTCACAGAAGTATAACGCCATAATCTGCCTCGGAGCAGTAATCCGCGGGGCAACACCCCACTTTGATTACGTCGCTTCTGAGGTTTCAAAGGGTATCGCACAGACTTCACTTAAGTCAGGCGTGCCCATAGCATTCGGAGTCCTTACTACAGACACAATTGAACAGGCTATCGAACGCGCCGGAACAAAATCGGGAAACAAGGGCTGGGATGCAGCTCTTACGGCAATTGAAATGGCTGACCTCATGAATAACTTCCAGGCTGAAAAGTAA
- a CDS encoding ABC-F family ATP-binding cassette domain-containing protein: MIDLLNLSVQFSGEYLFKDVNLKINSSDKIALVGANGAGKTTLFRIISGMQQPESGKVLMQKGISLGYLPQEIVIHSGKPLFEEVKTSLRQINSLGVEEHEITLRLEDSSLPEEERDQLIHKLGEIHHRMEEVGYYGINSEIEKVLIGLGFEEKDFIKQTNAFSGGWQMRIALAKLLLSNHEILLLDEPTNHLDLDSLEWLISFLKGYKGALLVISHDKHFVNEVTTKTLEIFLNKISFFNGNFDAYLKFKDERDSQLEARYILQQKKIKETEKFIERFRYKATKAKQVQSRIKQLEKVEQIDMPEFEEEINIRFPDPPQSGVVPLELVKINKSFEDNHVLQNIDFRLDRGDKIAFVGPNGAGKTTLSKIISGRIPSDSGERIIGHNTIISYYAQDVADSLEPSFDILQTVEGIGENKTIGQLRSILGSFLFTGDDVFKKVQVLSGGEKSRVALAKILLTKANLIVLDEPTNHLDISSKQVLQKALIDFKGTLILVSHDVDFLKPVVNKVCEIRNHSAKIYYGGIDYYLEKKNEAAAAEKPAAKQNEQNNTGSRKDQKRLEAELRQKKYAATKDIVKEISALEVKIEALEEKRKQLESDLADPSVYSNSQMAKEKTSDYNSTKEGLEKCFEKWTELTEKLEEIENSFS; encoded by the coding sequence ATGATCGATCTATTAAATTTATCTGTACAGTTCTCGGGTGAATATCTTTTTAAGGATGTAAATCTAAAAATAAATTCTTCAGACAAAATTGCACTCGTCGGTGCTAACGGCGCGGGCAAGACTACGCTGTTCAGGATAATTTCAGGCATGCAGCAGCCTGAATCAGGCAAAGTCCTGATGCAGAAAGGAATAAGCCTGGGCTACCTGCCGCAGGAAATAGTTATACACTCCGGAAAACCTCTTTTTGAGGAGGTTAAAACCTCCCTAAGGCAGATTAATTCCCTGGGGGTTGAAGAGCACGAAATTACACTCAGGCTCGAGGACTCCTCACTGCCCGAAGAGGAAAGGGATCAGCTTATCCATAAACTTGGCGAAATCCACCACCGCATGGAGGAAGTCGGCTATTACGGCATTAATTCCGAAATAGAGAAAGTTTTAATCGGTCTCGGCTTCGAAGAAAAGGATTTCATAAAGCAGACAAACGCCTTCTCCGGAGGCTGGCAGATGCGTATTGCACTTGCAAAGCTCCTTTTATCAAACCATGAGATACTTCTCCTTGACGAGCCTACAAACCACCTGGACCTTGATTCACTCGAGTGGCTCATAAGCTTCCTTAAGGGCTATAAAGGCGCCCTGCTGGTCATTTCACACGATAAGCACTTTGTAAATGAGGTTACAACCAAAACCCTAGAGATATTCCTCAACAAAATATCTTTCTTTAACGGCAACTTTGACGCTTACCTGAAATTTAAGGACGAAAGGGATTCCCAGTTGGAGGCCCGGTACATACTTCAGCAGAAAAAAATTAAGGAAACTGAAAAGTTCATTGAACGCTTCAGGTATAAGGCTACTAAAGCAAAACAAGTCCAAAGCAGGATTAAACAGCTCGAAAAAGTTGAACAGATAGACATGCCGGAGTTTGAGGAGGAGATCAATATCCGCTTCCCCGATCCGCCTCAAAGCGGTGTTGTTCCCCTTGAGCTTGTGAAGATCAATAAATCGTTCGAAGACAACCATGTGCTTCAGAATATAGATTTCAGGCTCGACCGCGGCGATAAGATTGCATTTGTCGGCCCTAACGGCGCCGGTAAAACCACCTTGTCAAAAATAATCTCGGGCAGGATCCCTTCCGACAGCGGAGAGAGAATTATAGGGCATAATACAATTATTTCCTACTACGCACAGGACGTGGCAGACAGCCTGGAGCCCTCTTTCGATATACTGCAGACCGTGGAAGGCATCGGTGAGAATAAAACAATAGGACAGCTTCGTTCCATACTGGGATCTTTTCTTTTTACAGGCGATGACGTTTTTAAGAAGGTCCAGGTGCTCTCAGGCGGCGAGAAAAGCCGCGTTGCACTGGCAAAGATACTTTTAACCAAGGCTAACCTGATCGTGCTCGATGAGCCTACGAACCACCTCGATATTTCTTCCAAACAGGTGCTCCAGAAGGCTTTAATCGACTTTAAGGGTACGCTCATTCTTGTCTCACACGACGTGGACTTCTTAAAGCCTGTTGTTAACAAGGTGTGCGAGATCCGCAACCACTCAGCAAAAATTTATTACGGCGGCATTGACTACTACCTGGAAAAGAAAAATGAAGCTGCCGCGGCCGAAAAACCTGCTGCAAAGCAGAACGAGCAGAATAACACAGGAAGCAGGAAAGACCAGAAGCGCCTGGAGGCAGAATTAAGGCAGAAGAAGTATGCCGCAACAAAAGACATAGTAAAAGAAATATCGGCACTGGAAGTTAAAATAGAGGCTCTGGAAGAAAAGAGAAAACAGCTCGAAAGTGACCTGGCGGATCCTTCCGTTTACAGCAATTCGCAGATGGCAAAAGAAAAAACCTCGGATTATAACAGTACAAAAGAAGGTCTTGAAAAGTGCTTTGAAAAGTGGACAGAATTGACAGAGAAGCTTGAAGAGATTGAAAACTCGTTTTCCTGA